One genomic window of Ignavibacteriota bacterium includes the following:
- a CDS encoding U32 family peptidase, translating into MNNIEIMAPVGSYESLYAAINAGAGSVYFGIDRLNMRAKSSVNFTMDDLRNIATICNENNVKSYVTLNTVMYDEDYDLACEITEQSLKSGISAVIASDMSVIEYAREIGQEVHISTQVNITNTHSLRYYSKFADVIVLARELNLEQVQVISNFIKDNDVRGPKGELIRIEMFVHGALCMAVSGKCYLSLHEFNKSANRGSCLQTCRRSYSVIDNETGAELEIDNEYIMSPKDLKTIHFLDRILDAGVTVLKIEGRGRSPEYVKRTVECYHEAVEAYQSDTFTPEKVADWNERLAEVYNRGFWDGYYLGQKLGEWSAKYGSHATRYKTYIGDITNYFKKSSIAEITLKASGLSIGDELIVTGTTTGVWEGKVIEIRKDLLPVENAEKGDIISIATDTVLRRSDKVYRWESR; encoded by the coding sequence ATGAATAATATCGAAATAATGGCTCCTGTCGGTTCTTATGAGTCACTTTATGCCGCAATAAATGCAGGTGCAGGCTCAGTTTACTTTGGAATTGACCGGCTGAACATGAGAGCAAAATCCTCAGTAAATTTTACGATGGATGATTTGCGGAACATTGCAACAATATGCAATGAAAACAATGTTAAGTCTTATGTTACTCTCAATACAGTAATGTATGATGAGGACTATGACCTCGCCTGCGAAATTACGGAACAATCACTCAAAAGCGGAATTAGTGCCGTAATTGCATCCGATATGTCTGTAATTGAGTATGCCCGCGAAATTGGTCAGGAAGTACATATTTCCACTCAGGTTAATATCACAAATACTCATAGTCTGCGATATTATTCAAAATTTGCAGATGTGATTGTCCTTGCTCGTGAGCTTAATCTTGAGCAGGTGCAAGTAATTAGTAATTTCATCAAGGATAATGATGTTCGTGGTCCAAAGGGTGAACTGATTCGAATCGAAATGTTCGTTCATGGCGCTTTGTGTATGGCTGTATCCGGCAAATGCTATCTAAGCCTGCACGAGTTTAATAAGTCTGCAAACCGCGGCTCATGTCTCCAGACATGCAGAAGAAGCTATTCCGTAATTGATAATGAAACAGGTGCAGAACTTGAAATTGATAATGAATACATAATGTCGCCAAAAGATTTGAAAACAATTCATTTCCTTGACAGAATACTTGATGCCGGCGTTACAGTTCTAAAAATTGAAGGACGTGGACGCTCTCCCGAATATGTAAAGCGTACTGTCGAGTGCTATCACGAAGCAGTAGAAGCATACCAGAGTGATACCTTTACTCCAGAAAAAGTTGCAGATTGGAACGAGCGACTTGCTGAAGTATATAACAGAGGATTCTGGGATGGCTACTATCTCGGGCAGAAATTAGGTGAGTGGAGTGCCAAGTACGGCTCGCACGCTACAAGATATAAAACTTACATTGGTGATATTACAAATTATTTCAAAAAATCATCCATTGCTGAAATTACTTTAAAAGCATCAGGTTTATCCATTGGTGATGAGCTGATAGTAACCGGCACTACAACAGGTGTCTGGGAAGGAAAAGTTATTGAAATACGAAAAGACTTATTGCCTGTAGAAAATGCAGAAAAGGGTGATATCATTTCAATCGCCACTGATACAGTTCTACGACGAAGTGATAAGGTTTACAGATGGGAAAGCAGGTAA